A region from the Eretmochelys imbricata isolate rEreImb1 chromosome 16, rEreImb1.hap1, whole genome shotgun sequence genome encodes:
- the PRDM12 gene encoding PR domain zinc finger protein 12 yields MMGSVLPAEALVLKTGLKPQGLSLAEVITSDILHSFLYGRWRNVLGEQLFEEKNSHSNPKTAFTAEVLAQSFSGEVQKLSSLVLPSEVIIAQSSIPGEGLGIFSKTWIKAGTEMGPFTGRVISPEHVDLCKNNNLMWEVFNEDGTVRYFIDASQEDHRSWMTYIKCARNEQEQNLEVIQIGNSIFYKAIEMIPPDQELLVWYGNSHNTFLGIPGVPGLEEEQKKNKHEDFHTVETGASTAGRMRCVICHRGFNSRSNLRSHMRIHTLDKPFVCRFCNRRFSQSSTLRNHVRLHTGERPYKCQVCQSAYSQLAGLRAHQKSARHRPPNASLQSHSPALPGPHPASLAHHIPTMVL; encoded by the exons ATGATGGGCTCCGTGCTCCCCGCGGAGGCGCTGGTTCTCAAGACGGGGCTGAAGCCGCAGGGGCTGTCCTTGGCGGAGGTGATCACGTCGGACATCCTCCACAGCTTTCTCTACGGCCGGTGGAGGAACGTGCTGGGGGAGCAGCTCTTCGAGGAGAAGAACAGCCACAGTAACCCCAAAACGGCCTTCACGGCGGAGGTGCTGGCTCAGTCCTTCTCGGGGG AGGTGCAGAAGTTATCCAGCCTGGTCCTGCCCTCAGAAGTGATCATCGCCCAGAGCTCCATCCCCGGGGAAGGGCTGGGCATCTTCTCCAAGACCTGGATCAAAGCTGGCACTGAGATGGGGCCTTTCACCGGCAGAGTCATCTCGCCGGAGCACGTGGATCTGTGCAAGAACAACAATCTCATGTGGGAG GTCTTCAATGAAGATGGCACTGTCCGCTACTTCATCGATGCCAGCCAAGAAGACCACCGTAGCTGGATGACCTACATCAAGTGTGCCAGGAACGAGCAGGAGCAGAACTTGGAAGTGATCCAGATAGGAAACAGCATATTCTACAAGGCCATTGAG ATGATTCCACCAGACCAAGAGCTGCTGGTCTGGTATGGGAACTCCCACAACACCTTCCTGGGGATCCCGGGCGTGCCGGGCTtggaggaggagcagaagaaAAACAAGCACG AGGACTTCCACACGGTGGAGACCGGCGCGAGCACGGCCGGCCGCATGCGGTGCGTGATCTGCCACCGCGGCTTCAACTCCCGCAGCAACCTGCGCTCCCACATGCGCATCCACACCCTGGACAAGCCCTTCGTCTGCCGCTTCTGCAACCGCCGCTTCAGCCAGTCCTCCACACTCCGCAACCATGTGCGTCTGCACACCGGAGAGCGTCCCTACAAGTGCCAGGTCTGCCAAAGTGCCTACTCCCAGCTCGCTGGACTCCGGGCCCACCAGAAGAGCGCAAGGCACCGACCTCCCAATGCCTCCCTGCAGTCTCACTCCCCAGCCTTGCCCgggccccaccctgcctccctgGCACATCACATACCTACAATGGTGCTGTGA
- the EXOSC2 gene encoding exosome complex component RRP4 produces MAAIEVRLPVARKLVAQSLAQGSDKHLVAPGDTITTDTGYMRGHGTYMGDEKLVASVAGAVERVNKLICVKALKTRYNGEVGDIVVGRVTEVQQKRWKVETNARLDSVLLLSSMNLPGGELRRRSAEDELAMRDYLQEGDLISAEVQAVFSDGAVSLHTRSLKYGKLGQGVLVQVSPSLVKRQKTHFHDLPCGASVILGNNGFIWIYPTPEQKNEEAGGFVTDLEPVSLHDREVISRLRNCILALVAQKLMLYDTSIVYCYEASHPHQIKDVLKPEVMQEIVLETRQRLLELEG; encoded by the exons ATGGCGGCAATAGAGGTGCGGCTGCCGGTGGCCCGCAAGCTGGTGGCCCAGAGCCTAGCGCAGGGGAGCGACAAGCACCTGGTGGCTCCGGGGGACACGATCACCACAGACACGGGCTACATGAG GGGCCATGGCACGTATATGGGAGATGAGAAACTTGTAGCATCTGTAGCAGGTGCTGTGGAGAGAGTGAACAAACTGATCTGTGTCAAAGCTCTGAAAACCAG GTATAATGGGGAAGTTGGTGACATTGTGGTTGGGAGAGTCACAGAG GTTCAGCAGAAACGATGGAAGGTGGAGACCAACGCCAGGCTGGATTCAGTCTTGCTTCTCTCATCCATGAACCTACCAGGAGGGGAGCTG AGGAGGAGATCAGCGGAGGATGAGCTTGCAATGAGGGACTATCTACAGGAAGGGGATCTTATCAGT GCAGAAGTCCAGGCAGTATTTTCTGATGGGGCTGTATCACTGCACACACGGAGTCTGAAATACGGGAAG CTTGGCCAGGGTGTGCTCGTTCAGGTTTCTCCCTCCCTCGTGAAACGCCAGAAGACTCACTTCCATGATCTGCCCTGCGGCGCCTCTGTGATCCTTGGCAACAACGGCTTCATCTGGATCTATCCAACGCCCGAGCAGAAGAATGAAGAGGCAGGGGGCTTTGTCACCGATTTGGAG CCAGTCTCCTTACATGACCGGGAGGTAATCTCACGACTCCGGAACTGCATCCTGGCTCTGGTTGCTCAGAAACTGATGCTCTACGACACCAGCATTGTGTACTGCTACGAGGCCTCCCACCCCCATCAG ATCAAGGACGTTCTCAAACCAGAGGTGATGCAGGAGATTGTGCTGGAGACCCGGCAGAGGCTGTTGGAACTGGAGGGATGA